One genomic segment of Oscillospiraceae bacterium includes these proteins:
- a CDS encoding FtsX-like permease family protein translates to MNFKQSFTLAIKSLMSSKLRSFLTMLGIIIGVAAVIALVSVVEGMTNEMKKTFESMGTNLITVSVRGRGSSRAISPEDMIELSMENPDVLMGCSPNAQTSQTVKVDNNNITTSVIGVSEDFMSIRNIELSEGRFIEYIDVDKKQKVCVVGTYIVKELFNGASPIGETLKIGNDVFTVVGVLTEKADSQETGEDNRIFIPYTKASRYAMITAYYFSATDENTIDKAKAVIENYLYKKFSNSNAYSVTAMSEMVETLDDLTGKMTLMLVAIAGISLLVGGIGIMNIMLVSVTERTREIGIRKSLGAKHKDIMSQFVVEAATSSVMGGVIGIVLGAVLSFAFGKFMGMTVVPSFNAVFIAFSVSALIGITFGYFPAKKAAKLNPIDALRYD, encoded by the coding sequence ATGAATTTTAAGCAATCGTTTACTTTAGCGATAAAGAGTCTTATGTCAAGTAAGTTAAGGTCTTTTCTTACTATGCTCGGTATAATTATCGGTGTTGCAGCAGTTATTGCACTTGTAAGCGTAGTCGAAGGAATGACTAACGAAATGAAAAAAACTTTTGAAAGTATGGGTACTAATCTTATAACCGTTTCGGTAAGGGGAAGAGGTTCGTCAAGAGCAATATCCCCTGAAGATATGATTGAACTTTCTATGGAAAACCCTGATGTTCTGATGGGGTGTTCACCTAATGCCCAGACTTCTCAAACGGTAAAAGTTGATAATAATAACATAACAACAAGTGTTATCGGCGTCAGCGAAGACTTTATGTCAATAAGAAATATTGAACTTTCAGAGGGGCGTTTTATTGAATATATTGATGTTGATAAAAAGCAAAAAGTGTGTGTTGTAGGAACTTACATAGTGAAAGAATTATTTAACGGTGCATCGCCCATTGGCGAAACTTTAAAAATTGGAAATGATGTATTTACGGTTGTAGGTGTACTTACTGAAAAGGCGGACTCTCAGGAAACGGGCGAAGATAACAGAATTTTTATTCCTTACACAAAGGCATCAAGGTATGCAATGATAACGGCATATTATTTCAGTGCAACTGATGAAAACACCATTGATAAAGCAAAAGCGGTTATAGAAAATTATTTGTATAAGAAATTTTCAAATTCAAATGCTTATTCGGTTACTGCGATGTCTGAAATGGTAGAAACGCTTGATGACCTTACAGGGAAAATGACCTTGATGCTTGTGGCAATAGCAGGTATATCTCTTCTTGTAGGAGGTATCGGTATTATGAATATAATGCTCGTATCTGTAACAGAGAGAACAAGGGAAATAGGTATAAGAAAATCACTGGGAGCAAAACACAAAGACATTATGAGCCAGTTTGTTGTAGAAGCGGCAACCTCCAGTGTGATGGGAGGCGTCATTGGAATTGTTCTCGGGGCGGTACTGTCCTTTGCATTCGGTAAATTTATGGGAATGACGGTTGTTCCGTCGTTTAATGCAGTATTTATAGCATTTTCAGTATCAGCCCTTATAGGTATAACATTTGGTTATTTCCCGGCAAAAAAAGCCGCGAAACTTAACCCGATAGACGCGTTAAGATATGATTAA
- a CDS encoding ABC transporter ATP-binding protein yields the protein MIKLENIYKIYQSGEDEIHALDGINLHIEKGELTAIVGQSGSGKSTAMNIIGCLDVPTSGQYYLLGKDVSHLSEDELADIRNKTLGFIFQQYNLIPKLNLLENVELPLVYRGVPKEKREKMARESLERVGLSGREKYYPSQLSGGQQQRVSIARALAGEPSVILADEPTGALDSKTGREVLEFLKKLHSEGNTVVIITHDNSIAEQCKRIVRIQDGKIISDEKTE from the coding sequence TTGATAAAATTAGAGAATATATATAAGATTTATCAGAGCGGAGAAGATGAAATTCACGCTCTTGACGGAATTAATCTGCATATAGAAAAAGGTGAACTTACTGCGATTGTCGGTCAGTCAGGTTCAGGAAAATCTACAGCAATGAATATTATAGGTTGTTTAGATGTTCCTACAAGCGGACAGTATTACCTTTTGGGCAAAGATGTCAGTCATCTTTCGGAAGACGAACTTGCAGATATAAGAAATAAAACTTTGGGATTTATATTCCAGCAATATAATCTTATTCCAAAACTTAATTTACTTGAAAATGTTGAACTTCCCTTAGTGTATAGAGGTGTGCCTAAAGAGAAAAGAGAAAAGATGGCAAGAGAATCTTTAGAAAGAGTTGGACTTTCGGGCAGAGAAAAATATTATCCCTCTCAACTTTCGGGAGGTCAGCAACAGCGTGTATCTATTGCCAGAGCATTAGCAGGAGAACCATCTGTTATTTTAGCAGATGAGCCTACAGGTGCACTTGATTCCAAAACGGGCAGGGAAGTATTGGAATTTTTAAAGAAATTACATTCTGAGGGCAACACAGTTGTTATAATTACTCACGATAACAGTATTGCAGAACAGTGCAAAAGAATAGTGAGAATTCAGGATGGAAAAATTATTTCTGATGAAAAAACAGAGTAG